One segment of Pontibacter akesuensis DNA contains the following:
- a CDS encoding DUF4197 domain-containing protein encodes MKKLLYTSLIAVALSASACSVTDIQRTMDGVIAAGGAGTLTQGEVASGLKQALEVGINNGAGQASQTNGYFGNPLIKIPFPEDVQRVENTLRQVGLGDQVDKFVLTLNRGAEDAAKSAIPIFVSAIKQMTIQDAWAILRGDRDAATQYLKRTTSDQLYTAFNPIMVKSLEKTNATRYYTDIVNQYNKIPLTQKVNPDLDDYATQKAIDGLFVLVAQEEEKIRENPLARTTDLLRRVFAQQ; translated from the coding sequence ATGAAGAAATTACTTTACACTTCGCTGATTGCAGTGGCACTTAGTGCCTCGGCTTGTTCTGTAACGGATATTCAACGCACGATGGATGGTGTGATTGCCGCTGGTGGTGCCGGCACCCTGACACAGGGCGAGGTGGCATCCGGCCTGAAGCAGGCGCTGGAGGTAGGCATCAACAACGGTGCGGGACAAGCCTCGCAGACCAACGGCTATTTCGGCAACCCGCTTATCAAAATTCCTTTTCCTGAGGATGTGCAGCGTGTGGAGAACACCCTGCGCCAGGTTGGTCTGGGCGATCAGGTGGATAAGTTTGTGCTGACCCTGAACCGCGGTGCCGAGGATGCGGCAAAGAGCGCCATTCCGATTTTCGTAAGTGCCATCAAGCAAATGACCATTCAGGATGCCTGGGCCATACTTCGTGGCGACAGGGACGCTGCCACGCAATACCTGAAGCGTACCACATCAGATCAGCTTTACACGGCCTTCAACCCGATCATGGTGAAGTCGCTGGAGAAGACGAATGCCACCCGCTACTACACTGATATCGTGAACCAGTACAACAAAATTCCGCTTACTCAGAAAGTAAACCCGGACCTGGACGACTATGCGACGCAGAAAGCCATTGATGGCCTGTTTGTGCTGGTAGCCCAGGAGGAGGAGAAGATACGCGAAAACCCGCTGGCCCGCACCACTGACCTGCTGCGCCGCGTGTTTGCCCAGCAATAG
- a CDS encoding dihydrolipoamide acetyltransferase family protein — translation MALVEMVMPKMGESIMEGTVLKWLKSVGDTIEQDESVLEVATDKVDTEVPALQGGVLKEILVQEGDVVAVGAPIAIISTDGEDTGSAAPAASTETPAAAPQAAPQQTEAAAAPAQASAKLDQPATGRFYSPLVLNIAREEGISMQELEFVPGTGSEGRVSKKDIISYLESRKSGGAQAAAISTSAQQAQAPQQAATSAPAAQPQAAPQVKPAASYGGNVELIEMDRMRKMIADRMVDSKRISPHVTSFVEADVTNLVNWRNKWKNEYKKREGENLTFTPIFIDAIAKAIKDYPMINVSVDGGTIIRHKDINIGMAVALPSGNLIVPNIKNADQLNLNGLTKKVNDLANRGRMNKLTPDDLAGGTYTVSNVGSFGNVMGTPIIMQPQVAIMAVGAIKKKPAVIETPEGDLIGVRHFMYLSHSYDHRVVDGSLGGMFVRRVADYLENFDVNQTI, via the coding sequence ATGGCACTTGTAGAAATGGTGATGCCCAAGATGGGCGAGAGTATCATGGAAGGTACCGTTCTGAAATGGCTCAAAAGCGTGGGTGACACGATAGAGCAGGATGAGTCGGTGCTGGAAGTAGCAACCGATAAAGTGGACACGGAGGTACCCGCCCTGCAGGGTGGCGTGCTGAAGGAGATACTGGTACAGGAGGGTGACGTGGTGGCCGTAGGCGCCCCAATCGCTATCATCTCCACCGATGGGGAAGACACAGGTTCTGCTGCCCCTGCTGCTTCTACTGAAACTCCCGCTGCCGCGCCTCAGGCTGCTCCGCAGCAAACGGAAGCCGCCGCTGCGCCTGCTCAGGCATCTGCCAAGCTAGACCAGCCGGCCACCGGCCGTTTCTACTCGCCATTAGTATTGAATATTGCGCGCGAAGAAGGCATTTCGATGCAGGAATTAGAGTTTGTGCCAGGTACTGGTAGCGAAGGCCGTGTGTCGAAGAAAGACATTATCTCCTACCTCGAGAGCCGCAAGAGTGGTGGCGCACAAGCTGCGGCAATCAGCACTTCCGCCCAACAGGCACAGGCGCCACAGCAAGCTGCTACTTCGGCTCCGGCCGCACAGCCGCAGGCTGCTCCTCAGGTGAAACCAGCCGCTTCGTATGGTGGCAATGTGGAACTGATCGAGATGGACCGCATGCGCAAAATGATTGCCGACCGCATGGTGGACAGCAAGCGCATTTCTCCGCACGTTACCTCGTTTGTAGAGGCCGATGTAACGAACCTGGTGAACTGGCGCAACAAGTGGAAGAACGAGTACAAGAAGCGCGAGGGTGAGAACCTCACCTTCACGCCGATCTTCATCGACGCCATTGCCAAGGCCATCAAAGATTACCCAATGATCAACGTGTCCGTTGACGGTGGTACCATCATCCGCCACAAAGACATTAACATTGGTATGGCCGTAGCGCTTCCAAGTGGAAACCTGATCGTGCCGAACATCAAGAATGCAGACCAGCTGAACCTGAATGGCCTGACCAAGAAGGTGAATGACCTGGCTAACCGTGGCCGCATGAACAAGCTGACGCCGGACGACCTGGCAGGCGGTACGTACACCGTTTCGAACGTAGGCTCTTTTGGCAACGTAATGGGCACGCCGATCATCATGCAGCCTCAGGTAGCAATTATGGCCGTTGGTGCCATCAAGAAAAAGCCAGCCGTGATTGAGACACCGGAGGGTGACCTGATTGGTGTTCGCCACTTCATGTACCTGTCCCACTCCTACGACCACCGCGTGGTAGATGGCTCGCTGGGTGGCATGTTCGTGCGCCGTGTGGCTGATTACCTCGAGAACTTTGATGTGAACCAGACAATCTAG
- the purE gene encoding 5-(carboxyamino)imidazole ribonucleotide mutase translates to MAGETTSQQPLVGIIMGSQSDLRVMDAAAEILELLGVHHELTIVSAHRTPHRMFEYAENARKRGLKVIIAGAGGAAHLPGMVASLTTLPVIGVPVKSSNSIDGWDSVLSILQMPGGVPVATVALDGALNAGILAAQIIGTTNAAVADRIEKYKSSLKDKVMRSVDELKRGDRDLD, encoded by the coding sequence ATGGCCGGAGAAACCACCTCACAACAACCCTTAGTCGGCATTATCATGGGCAGCCAATCGGATTTGCGCGTAATGGATGCCGCCGCCGAGATACTCGAACTGCTGGGCGTGCACCACGAGCTGACAATTGTATCAGCGCACCGCACGCCGCACCGCATGTTTGAGTATGCCGAAAATGCACGTAAGCGCGGCTTGAAAGTAATTATAGCTGGAGCCGGCGGCGCAGCGCATTTGCCCGGCATGGTTGCCTCCTTAACCACACTTCCCGTTATCGGTGTGCCGGTTAAGTCGAGTAACTCTATCGATGGCTGGGATTCAGTGCTGTCCATACTTCAGATGCCGGGTGGTGTACCGGTAGCCACCGTGGCGCTGGATGGCGCCCTGAACGCCGGTATACTTGCCGCCCAGATCATCGGCACTACCAATGCTGCCGTGGCGGATAGAATTGAGAAGTATAAAAGCAGCCTGAAAGATAAGGTGATGCGCTCGGTGGATGAATTGAAGCGCGGGGATCGGGATCTGGATTAG
- a CDS encoding erythromycin esterase family protein — translation MANKPFHYTALTKEKDLDVLINEIGDARVVMLGEASHGTSEYYTWRTAISRRLIQEKGFNFIAVEGDWPESYAVNRLIKGYQPASKIADVLQVYRRWPTWMWANWEVAALVEWLREYNNQHKVGEKAGFYGLDVYSLWESLDQIVKYLEQTDGQAAEATRNAISCFEPFSRDPQKYAQATAFVPTDCEQEVIEMLQKVQQQRIFSDDPEQEFNTKQNALVAANAEKYYRAMVQGSGESWNVRDGHMMETLDRLLEFHGPDSKAIVWEHNTHIGDARYTEMGDHGMYNIGQLAREQYGRENVKLVGFGGYQGTVIAGSSWGAPMQKMDVPPAREGSWEAMLHNISTDDKIILSRDLQNVPELQRRIGHRAIGVVYDPKIEMFGNYVPTIIPERYDAFIYFEDTEAVHPLRMKSRSKEPDLYPWNY, via the coding sequence ATGGCAAACAAACCTTTCCACTATACCGCACTTACCAAAGAGAAGGATCTGGACGTTTTGATAAATGAGATTGGGGACGCCCGGGTGGTGATGCTAGGCGAAGCCTCGCACGGAACCTCAGAGTACTACACCTGGCGCACCGCCATCTCACGCCGCCTGATCCAGGAGAAAGGCTTCAACTTTATTGCCGTGGAGGGCGACTGGCCGGAATCGTACGCTGTAAACCGCCTGATAAAAGGCTACCAACCCGCCAGCAAGATTGCCGATGTGCTGCAGGTGTACCGCCGTTGGCCTACCTGGATGTGGGCGAATTGGGAAGTGGCCGCGTTGGTAGAGTGGCTGCGCGAGTATAATAACCAGCACAAAGTAGGCGAGAAGGCCGGTTTTTATGGGCTTGATGTGTACAGCCTGTGGGAGTCGCTGGACCAGATTGTGAAGTACCTGGAGCAAACCGACGGGCAGGCAGCCGAGGCGACACGCAACGCCATCAGCTGCTTCGAGCCCTTTAGCCGCGACCCGCAGAAGTATGCCCAGGCCACGGCCTTCGTGCCGACCGACTGCGAGCAGGAGGTGATTGAGATGCTGCAGAAAGTACAGCAGCAGCGTATTTTTTCGGATGACCCCGAACAGGAATTCAACACGAAGCAGAATGCCCTGGTAGCAGCCAATGCAGAGAAGTATTACCGGGCCATGGTACAGGGCAGCGGGGAATCGTGGAACGTGCGCGACGGCCACATGATGGAGACGCTGGACCGACTGCTGGAATTCCACGGACCCGACTCCAAGGCCATTGTTTGGGAGCACAACACTCACATTGGTGATGCCCGCTACACCGAAATGGGCGACCACGGCATGTATAACATCGGGCAACTGGCACGCGAGCAATATGGCCGCGAAAACGTCAAATTGGTGGGATTCGGGGGCTACCAGGGCACCGTGATTGCCGGCAGTTCCTGGGGTGCTCCGATGCAGAAAATGGATGTGCCGCCTGCCCGCGAGGGAAGCTGGGAAGCCATGCTGCACAACATTAGCACCGACGACAAAATCATACTTTCAAGGGATCTGCAAAACGTGCCCGAACTGCAACGGCGCATCGGGCACCGGGCCATCGGAGTGGTGTATGACCCGAAGATAGAAATGTTCGGCAACTACGTGCCCACCATCATTCCTGAGCGCTACGACGCCTTCATCTATTTTGAAGACACTGAAGCCGTACATCCGCTCCGCATGAAGAGCCGCAGCAAAGAACCAGACCTCTATCCCTGGAATTATTAA
- a CDS encoding competence/damage-inducible protein A, protein MKAVIAEIITIGDEILYGQIVDTNSAWMGTELTKIGVRVKQITSISDSEEHIVQALDDAKTRADIIIMTGGLGPTKDDLTKTVLTSYFHTSLQLHEPSLADVTELFKARGKDITELNRQQAFLPEACTPVRNVLGTAPGMWFEQDGKVFVSMPGVPFEMKRMMTDIVLPQLQAYFQTPQIMHKVVQTIGLPESILAERLENWETNLPPHLKLAYLPHLGNVRLRLTGQGTDKEQLEQELQQEVDKLEEIIPNHIFAYGEVKLEEAVGRMLKEKGLTIATAESCTGGFLAHKLTSISGSSAYYQGSVIAYHNEVKTRELHVKPETLQQYGAVSEATVREMAENVRRKFSTSIGVATSGIAGPDGGTSEKPVGTIWIAYADEKQTVAKLLHFNKDRLLNIEYTTMAVLNLVRQSLNATVEE, encoded by the coding sequence ATGAAAGCAGTTATTGCTGAGATCATCACCATCGGAGACGAGATCCTGTACGGCCAGATAGTGGACACCAACTCGGCCTGGATGGGCACAGAACTGACAAAAATAGGCGTTCGGGTAAAGCAGATCACCTCTATCTCGGATAGCGAGGAGCACATTGTGCAGGCCCTGGATGATGCCAAAACCAGAGCCGACATTATAATTATGACAGGCGGCCTCGGCCCCACCAAAGACGACCTGACAAAAACGGTGCTTACCTCCTACTTCCATACTTCTCTGCAGCTGCATGAGCCATCGCTGGCCGATGTGACGGAGCTGTTCAAGGCACGCGGAAAGGACATAACGGAGCTAAACCGGCAGCAGGCGTTTCTGCCGGAAGCCTGCACGCCTGTGCGCAACGTGCTTGGCACCGCGCCGGGCATGTGGTTTGAGCAGGACGGAAAGGTGTTTGTGTCGATGCCAGGGGTGCCGTTTGAGATGAAGCGCATGATGACTGACATCGTGCTGCCACAGCTGCAGGCATACTTCCAAACGCCGCAGATCATGCATAAAGTGGTGCAGACGATCGGCCTGCCGGAATCTATACTTGCCGAGCGCCTCGAGAACTGGGAAACAAATCTGCCCCCGCACCTCAAGTTGGCGTACCTGCCCCACCTCGGCAACGTGCGCTTGCGCCTCACCGGCCAAGGTACCGACAAGGAGCAACTGGAGCAGGAGCTGCAGCAGGAGGTGGATAAACTTGAAGAAATCATCCCAAACCACATTTTTGCGTATGGCGAGGTGAAGCTGGAGGAGGCTGTGGGACGGATGTTAAAAGAAAAGGGCCTGACCATTGCCACGGCTGAGAGCTGCACGGGTGGCTTCCTGGCGCACAAGCTCACCAGCATCAGCGGCAGTTCGGCTTACTACCAGGGCAGCGTTATTGCCTACCACAACGAGGTGAAAACGCGGGAGTTGCACGTGAAACCGGAAACCCTGCAGCAGTATGGCGCCGTAAGCGAGGCAACCGTGCGCGAAATGGCCGAAAACGTGCGCAGAAAATTTAGCACAAGTATAGGCGTAGCTACCAGCGGTATTGCCGGCCCGGACGGCGGAACATCCGAAAAGCCCGTAGGAACCATTTGGATTGCATATGCCGATGAGAAGCAGACGGTGGCCAAGCTGCTGCACTTTAACAAAGACCGGCTGCTGAACATCGAGTACACCACTATGGCGGTGCTGAACCTGGTGCGGCAAAGTTTGAACGCAACGGTTGAGGAATAG
- a CDS encoding calcium/sodium antiporter, translating into MLLYILFVAGFVLLIKGADVLVDGASSIAKRYGLPDMVVGLTIVSFGTSMPELIVNVLASIQGQPELAIGNVFGSNVANLLLILGVTAIICPLPIKRNTILTEIPFSLIATLLVGFLANATLFQSKEGLSIGRLDGAILLFFFFLFMVYIYNIAKTNKDEVLPETDTPIMPIGKSVFYVLLGMGGLFLGGKWVVDGAVSIAQYFGLSESFIGLTVVAIGTSLPELVTSAMAAYRRNIDIAVGNVVGSNIFNLLWILGISAIINPLPFDVMSNSDIVMMILASTLLILAMPIGKRNAIDRWNGVFFLIVYVAYIVYLVMRG; encoded by the coding sequence ATGCTCCTATACATACTCTTTGTAGCTGGTTTTGTACTTCTGATTAAGGGTGCCGATGTATTGGTAGATGGTGCCTCCTCTATCGCCAAACGCTATGGCCTACCCGACATGGTGGTGGGGCTTACGATTGTCTCTTTCGGTACCTCCATGCCGGAGCTGATCGTGAACGTGCTGGCCAGTATACAGGGGCAGCCGGAGTTAGCCATCGGCAACGTGTTTGGCAGCAATGTCGCCAACCTGCTGCTTATACTTGGAGTAACGGCCATCATTTGTCCGCTGCCCATCAAGCGCAACACCATACTTACCGAGATTCCCTTTTCGCTGATCGCTACCCTTTTGGTTGGGTTCCTAGCAAACGCCACGCTGTTTCAGAGCAAAGAAGGCCTGTCAATCGGCCGCCTGGATGGAGCTATCCTGCTGTTCTTTTTCTTCCTGTTTATGGTGTATATCTACAACATCGCCAAGACAAACAAAGACGAGGTACTGCCGGAAACCGATACGCCAATTATGCCCATCGGTAAGTCTGTATTTTACGTGCTGCTGGGCATGGGAGGCTTGTTTTTAGGAGGCAAATGGGTGGTGGATGGCGCCGTAAGTATAGCGCAATACTTTGGCCTGAGTGAATCCTTTATTGGTTTAACGGTGGTGGCCATTGGTACTTCGCTGCCTGAACTCGTTACCTCTGCCATGGCGGCTTACCGCCGCAACATCGACATAGCGGTAGGTAATGTGGTGGGCTCCAACATCTTTAACCTGCTCTGGATCCTGGGCATCAGCGCAATCATAAACCCGCTGCCTTTTGACGTGATGAGCAACTCAGACATCGTAATGATGATTCTTGCCAGCACGCTCCTGATTCTGGCCATGCCAATCGGCAAACGCAACGCCATCGACCGCTGGAACGGTGTGTTCTTCCTGATCGTTTACGTGGCCTACATCGTGTACCTGGTAATGCGGGGATAA
- the dnaK gene encoding molecular chaperone DnaK produces the protein MGKIIGIDLGTTNSCVAVMEGNEPVVIPNSEGRRTTPSIVAFLDNGNGERKVGDPAKRQAITNPQNTIASIKRFMGHSYNEVSEESKQVSYNVGQGSNNTVRVKIGDRDYTPQEISAMVLQKMKATAEEYLGTTVTEAVITVPAYFNDAQRQATKEAGQIAGLEVKRIINEPTAAALAYGLDKKSVDQKIAVFDLGGGTFDISILELGDGVFEVLSTNGDTHLGGDDFDAVIINWLAEEFKNDEGIDLRRDPMALQRLKEAAEKAKIELSSSQETEINLPYIMPVDGVPKHLVRKLTRAKFEQLSDDLIRRSMEPCRQALKDAGLSTSDINEVILVGGSTRIPKVQEEVEKFFGKKPSKGVNPDEVVAIGAAIQGGVLTGEVKDVLLLDVTPLSLGIETMGGVFTKLIESNTTIPTKKSETFSTASDNQPSVEIHVLQGERPMAKDNRTIGRFHLSDIPPAPRGVPQIEVIFDIDANGILHVTAKDKATGKEQKIRIEASSGLSEQEIEKMRQEAAANAEADKKAKEEIEKLNTADSMVFQTEKQLKEYGDKLSAGNKSNIESALGQLKTAHGAKDIAGIDAALEALNNAWSAASQEMYAATQGDGQGAPGADGNGQANAGANAGGAANDGGVTDVDYEEVDGSTSK, from the coding sequence ATGGGAAAGATAATTGGTATTGACTTAGGAACAACGAACTCATGCGTGGCCGTAATGGAAGGTAATGAGCCGGTTGTAATTCCTAACAGCGAAGGCCGCCGCACAACTCCGTCTATCGTTGCTTTTTTGGATAACGGAAACGGCGAGCGTAAAGTAGGTGATCCGGCCAAGCGCCAGGCGATCACAAACCCACAGAACACGATAGCTTCTATCAAGCGCTTCATGGGCCACAGCTACAATGAAGTAAGCGAAGAGTCGAAGCAGGTGTCTTACAACGTGGGTCAGGGCAGCAACAACACCGTACGCGTAAAGATTGGCGACAGAGACTATACACCACAGGAGATCTCTGCCATGGTGCTTCAGAAAATGAAGGCGACGGCAGAAGAGTACCTGGGCACAACGGTAACTGAAGCGGTTATTACGGTACCAGCTTACTTCAACGATGCACAGCGCCAGGCTACGAAAGAAGCCGGTCAGATTGCAGGCCTTGAAGTGAAGCGTATCATCAACGAGCCAACAGCAGCAGCGCTTGCCTATGGTTTGGATAAGAAGAGCGTAGACCAGAAGATTGCGGTGTTCGACCTTGGTGGTGGTACGTTCGATATTTCCATACTTGAACTGGGTGATGGTGTATTCGAAGTGCTTTCTACAAACGGTGACACGCACCTGGGTGGTGACGACTTTGACGCCGTGATCATCAACTGGTTGGCTGAAGAGTTTAAGAACGACGAAGGCATTGACCTGCGCAGAGACCCAATGGCCCTGCAGCGTTTGAAAGAAGCTGCTGAAAAGGCGAAGATCGAGCTTTCATCTTCTCAGGAGACAGAGATCAACCTGCCATACATTATGCCGGTTGACGGTGTGCCGAAACACCTGGTGCGCAAGTTAACACGTGCTAAGTTCGAGCAGCTGTCTGATGACCTGATCCGCCGCTCTATGGAGCCATGCCGTCAGGCCCTGAAAGATGCCGGTCTTTCTACTTCCGACATCAACGAGGTGATTCTGGTAGGTGGTTCTACCCGTATTCCGAAAGTGCAGGAAGAAGTGGAGAAGTTCTTCGGCAAGAAGCCTTCAAAAGGTGTAAACCCGGATGAGGTAGTGGCCATTGGTGCCGCGATTCAGGGTGGTGTGTTAACGGGTGAGGTTAAAGACGTGCTCCTGCTGGACGTAACGCCACTTTCACTTGGTATCGAGACAATGGGCGGTGTATTTACCAAACTGATCGAGTCTAACACCACAATTCCAACGAAGAAGTCGGAGACATTCTCCACTGCGTCTGACAACCAGCCGTCGGTAGAGATTCACGTATTGCAGGGTGAGCGCCCAATGGCGAAGGATAACCGTACCATCGGCCGCTTCCACCTGTCTGATATTCCACCAGCACCGCGCGGTGTGCCTCAGATCGAAGTGATTTTTGACATCGATGCGAATGGTATTTTGCACGTAACGGCGAAAGACAAGGCCACTGGCAAAGAGCAGAAGATCCGTATTGAGGCTTCTTCTGGCCTGAGCGAGCAGGAAATCGAGAAAATGCGCCAGGAGGCAGCAGCTAACGCAGAAGCTGACAAGAAGGCGAAGGAAGAAATCGAGAAGCTGAACACAGCTGACTCCATGGTATTCCAGACAGAGAAGCAGCTGAAAGAGTATGGCGACAAACTTTCTGCAGGCAACAAGTCGAACATTGAGTCTGCCCTGGGCCAGCTGAAAACAGCACACGGCGCCAAGGACATCGCTGGTATCGATGCCGCACTGGAAGCCTTGAACAACGCCTGGAGCGCAGCTTCGCAGGAAATGTATGCCGCTACGCAAGGTGATGGCCAGGGTGCCCCAGGTGCTGATGGCAATGGCCAGGCGAATGCAGGTGCCAACGCCGGTGGCGCAGCCAATGATGGCGGTGTAACCGACGTGGACTACGAAGAAGTAGACGGCAGCACAAGCAAGTAA
- a CDS encoding mechanosensitive ion channel family protein — MQENDNFDISDSASGLSAVLETYWEKFLFLLPNILFAFLILFIALWLANKIRSIIVGKLSGKSHDEITTKYIALVSKWAIVIIGLLLVLQTLGLSGVAGGILASAGVSAVVLGFAFKDIAENFLAGLILAFNRPFEVGDSIEVEEMVGKVMALDLRTTHLRTFDSRDIYIPNGKLLTSSVTNLTHNGLIRMDFVVGIDYNNPIQDAIDLIERTALGVEGVLEKDPPYATVDELGTNTVNLRVFFWTETDDYKKGTVLLKGKIMQEVTKALLDNGFGLPANIQEIKLYDYQKDIPVRIAGNGEQQQQAS, encoded by the coding sequence ATGCAAGAAAACGACAATTTTGATATTAGTGATTCCGCCTCCGGCTTGTCTGCGGTGTTAGAAACATATTGGGAAAAATTCCTTTTCCTGCTTCCCAATATTCTCTTTGCGTTCCTCATCCTGTTCATTGCGCTGTGGCTGGCCAACAAAATTCGAAGTATAATTGTAGGGAAGCTAAGTGGCAAATCGCACGACGAAATCACCACGAAGTACATAGCGCTGGTATCCAAATGGGCCATTGTCATCATCGGCTTGCTGCTGGTGCTACAGACCCTGGGGCTAAGCGGCGTGGCGGGTGGCATACTGGCAAGTGCCGGTGTATCGGCGGTAGTGCTGGGCTTTGCATTTAAAGATATTGCTGAGAACTTCCTGGCCGGCCTGATACTGGCTTTTAACCGTCCGTTTGAGGTGGGAGACTCTATTGAAGTGGAGGAGATGGTGGGCAAGGTTATGGCATTGGATCTGCGCACCACGCACCTGCGCACCTTCGACAGCCGCGATATCTATATTCCAAATGGAAAACTGCTTACCTCATCCGTTACAAACCTCACCCACAACGGGCTCATCCGGATGGATTTTGTGGTAGGCATCGACTACAATAACCCCATACAGGATGCCATCGACCTGATCGAGCGAACGGCTTTAGGCGTGGAGGGCGTGCTGGAGAAAGATCCACCTTATGCCACTGTAGACGAACTGGGAACCAACACGGTGAACCTGCGCGTGTTCTTCTGGACCGAAACCGATGATTATAAAAAGGGGACGGTGCTACTGAAAGGAAAAATTATGCAGGAGGTAACCAAGGCACTGCTCGACAACGGATTCGGACTGCCTGCCAACATACAGGAGATCAAACTATACGACTATCAAAAAGATATTCCGGTACGAATCGCAGGAAATGGGGAGCAACAGCAGCAAGCGAGTTAA
- a CDS encoding porin family protein has product MRNSQEAIFKQNESAAAQTFTPDQLQGYGFDKEQKMFESHLVPATTEGAAPQRLFLNVIAKGKASLYYYRDAFQKENYYLAKDNGELLALKQQIRFETDPATGRKRKVTDKKFLNVLTVALADCPSMSRQQLLNANLAHKSLIGIVAKYNQCVAPSEVAYAQQNKKSVITVAPAFVYALSNVSISGDSKLAARDFENSTAHYGGGISVNFTLPNLNEKLSVQTDLLYAPHKFYSYQYEENWAGRKTSSEATFDLAYLKLPAQLRYTFPKGKIRPFLNAGPVFSYLIRFKDTNIINSSFSSTSYTEETTALPEDGSKPYSFGLTSGVGLSYMLNGKILSLEARYEVTEGFSGVSDAETKLQSTYIMLSYGF; this is encoded by the coding sequence GTGCGCAATTCGCAGGAAGCCATTTTTAAGCAGAACGAAAGCGCAGCCGCGCAAACTTTTACGCCCGATCAACTGCAGGGCTATGGATTTGATAAGGAGCAGAAAATGTTTGAGTCGCACCTGGTGCCTGCCACTACGGAAGGAGCCGCGCCGCAACGGCTGTTCCTGAACGTTATAGCTAAAGGCAAAGCCAGCCTCTATTACTACCGCGACGCTTTTCAGAAGGAAAACTACTATTTAGCAAAGGACAATGGCGAACTGTTGGCGCTGAAACAGCAAATTCGCTTCGAAACAGATCCGGCTACTGGCAGGAAGCGCAAGGTAACTGACAAAAAATTCTTAAATGTGTTGACTGTTGCCTTAGCAGACTGTCCTAGTATGTCGCGCCAGCAGTTACTGAACGCTAACCTTGCTCATAAATCTTTAATAGGCATTGTAGCGAAGTATAACCAATGTGTCGCACCATCCGAGGTAGCGTATGCTCAGCAAAACAAAAAGTCTGTCATTACCGTTGCGCCTGCCTTTGTCTATGCCCTGTCAAATGTATCTATCTCAGGAGACAGTAAATTAGCAGCACGAGATTTTGAGAACAGCACGGCGCATTACGGAGGTGGTATTAGCGTTAATTTCACCTTGCCTAACCTAAACGAGAAGCTGTCTGTTCAAACAGATTTATTGTATGCTCCCCATAAGTTTTACTCCTATCAATATGAAGAAAACTGGGCGGGAAGAAAAACATCCAGCGAGGCAACGTTTGATTTAGCTTATCTTAAACTTCCCGCGCAACTGCGTTATACTTTCCCAAAAGGTAAAATTCGCCCTTTCTTGAATGCAGGCCCCGTTTTTAGCTACTTAATTAGGTTCAAGGATACAAACATCATTAACAGCTCCTTTTCATCCACAAGCTATACAGAAGAAACAACAGCATTGCCCGAAGATGGTAGCAAGCCTTACTCATTTGGACTAACTTCCGGTGTGGGTTTATCATACATGTTGAATGGAAAAATACTTTCTTTAGAGGCGAGATATGAGGTAACGGAGGGATTCTCTGGAGTAAGCGACGCTGAAACAAAATTACAAAGTACCTATATCATGCTGAGCTACGGCTTTTAA